A window of the Oligoflexia bacterium genome harbors these coding sequences:
- a CDS encoding phosphatidylserine decarboxylase family protein, producing the protein MKQVQKLERFLGICVEGFPFIGIAVLLTAIVSNISCVLSYIMVALTVWVIWFFRDPVRKNPIQAENQDSTLLCPADGTVIKIEPAQDLFAREEMQKVSIFMSVFNVHVNRSPITGSISKMEYRPGKFFAANLDKSSTDNERLAIEMQTAKFGRIVFAQIAGLVARRIVCAVKEGQSMAQGERFGMIRFGSRMDVYMSHDAKIKVKLGDKVKAGQTILATKA; encoded by the coding sequence ATGAAACAGGTACAAAAGCTTGAACGTTTTTTAGGAATATGTGTTGAAGGATTTCCATTTATTGGCATTGCTGTCTTGCTAACCGCCATTGTTAGTAACATCAGCTGTGTATTAAGTTACATCATGGTTGCGCTCACTGTGTGGGTGATTTGGTTTTTTAGAGATCCAGTGCGTAAAAACCCTATTCAAGCAGAAAATCAAGACAGCACCCTACTTTGTCCGGCGGATGGCACAGTCATTAAAATAGAACCAGCGCAAGACCTGTTTGCTAGAGAAGAAATGCAAAAGGTTTCTATCTTTATGTCAGTGTTCAATGTGCACGTTAACCGCAGCCCTATTACGGGCAGTATCAGTAAAATGGAGTATCGTCCGGGTAAGTTTTTTGCGGCCAATTTGGATAAAAGTTCAACAGACAATGAGCGTTTGGCCATAGAAATGCAAACAGCAAAGTTTGGTCGTATTGTTTTTGCGCAAATAGCCGGGCTTGTGGCCAGAAGAATTGTGTGTGCGGTCAAAGAAGGTCAAAGCATGGCGCAAGGAGAACGCTTTGGCATGATTCGCTTTGGTTCTCGTATGGATGTATACATGAGTCACGATGCTAAAATAAAAGTTAAATTGGGTGATAAAGTTAAAGCCGGGCAAACAATTTTAGCGACAAAAGCATAG
- a CDS encoding OmpA family protein — MTTPEVDSDNYRVYGVDYEKSWSLASDLGGSGLTPLDSIEITHHLVVSDFYAIENMLISDLIPDGLSYVDMSLQVTVNEGGVTTVLNEADLEAFAYYTQTVFPDGTTDLLLDLGSAMEDTVNFSFADGLLTGAASFGGGTPTTSVTLIYQVTVDEDFETVPTSGDISIDAGDIFPLGTASMDFDVVGGDAGQTITGTTYSDFTEQSNPKVASLQATTIEISHINGMAPPGGTVHVAPGDEVTYKITVSIPGGDVENLSITNYLPNPLFDEALCPTYDGAAIPANDMWSFGVNDPSLLSGDVTVTCSAANNSINFAFVDFEIVGGSSGSVEVFFTKTVSNEPFTDGLIQSNMVITEYDNSETTAQSSATGVYAFIGDAPLLEMTKTVESTDDAGASISAGNVSDIDANAVVSYLVTLENTGQEEALDVAFTDNIVAGFIAPATSGACSGVACGYNITLNAACSNSSVPDTATNVDETKVEITSMSIAAGETCEIRFDLRLRPDNIWGNSYTNEGQAVYASSLGGTQFSPIDDDSEVTIQTPSVGAVTISPSSSGTVGELVTFNVEVTFPQGQATSTRAYLREIPGDFWGTTNPADFTVTVSGGVTGTGPYCVLGGTEVCFDNNPTTSLNASSAIQAYINLGTTYNTATDLAGRTVVFSFEAQNNNATAGNKNVGGRYRYNNGSSNINVDSGTSVYTLNKPNVSMLKCADSATAALAPISLSDSLSYNIILKNTGSFVSTAHDLSGVSDLLVQGLKYSANTVNAYYCSSGASAVNAGNCPTWIPANCTAVLTDLSADVRLGETVEASPFGGDSRQSLSFPFIDPVAGDSLGVDAYFVYQIQPEVSCESVSDSDGVNSPIGSHPDDDGVVNGCPDPVLPYVTSVSNAASVTSYSSLDGVVAGEGSYGPVNITSSSLNVDHDNDGIANSDEGSGDNDGDGVPNYLDTDADDNGTDDATEGTGDADGDGTPDYLDTDDDNDGITDADEITTSMGTMIDSDGDGTPDYLDNDADGDGILDGDEGGPGTDSDGDGTPDYLDLDSDNDGIPDLLEHMFHVYDTDGNGILSPAEIVASGLDSNMDGAIGVAELPGGVFDDVDGDGTPNYLDLDADGDGISDLDESGLTVYDDNVDNFITSAEATDIDDGAGDDVSGGTNDDNSVLNFDEILDSDGDGLLNFLDRDSDNDGVYDFVENERYACDSNEDGFITSAEVTACGVFTDVDGDGLLQLDEAAVPNSDGAVPADHTSDSDPDYIDIDSDGDGVADWIEAYPTNIDTDANGSISDAEYSVANGGGDLLFSELANSEPLTNPDAIPDMYDLDSDNDTIYDMHESDASEMYPTYDTSSVVILYSNLYDSEAMPDGIPDFRDTDSDGDSYLDEDEAGDADLNTIPVAIDDPAVPDFQNFSRPELNISKCTVTGTQDPITLAGNVNYAIQIENNGDRVAYDVENLVDVLPQGLKYTAASATVFYCSTGADVYSCADDVSSDGNCTNISIASAMTEIVEASPFGGDSQQSLTFQVENASGQDQIAVNGFYKIIIPTQASCESVADNSGLDFPIGTHPDADGIVDGCTDPVMLGVASISNLISGLDYSTYDGIDPNEATYTSADSNNVALDTDHDGDGQLTGDEGIADADGDGVPNYLDTDSDDNGVSDSLDSTADTDGDGTPDYIDADDDNDGLSDSEEITISGSGTDTDGDGSGDSMDPDSDGDGFIDGEDGGSGTDTDGDGQEDSLDNDSDNDGILDMIEIGLGQHDTNMDGQLNAAEIAASGLDSNMDGAISESELPGGALPDSDGDGIPNYQDTDSDNDGISDLEDNFFGQLTPAQLATVDANANGQIEAGEQAALFALLGDGDGVLEDSDLSDTDNDGTANYLDTDSDGDGIPDLIESGRFVCDTNEDAILTVTEVLACVAATDSNMDGLLQHSEQALGDQDVDTFFNHLDIDADGDGLGDIIEGHVADIDGNADGYISPSEYQTAYNTLGNMDGVMTISELADSETLSDGIADYFDLDSDDDSILDLHESDATEMYPNYDANSVVTTYANLMDSDAVSDGIPDFRDTDSDNDGVLDSAEAGDALTNTIPIDTDMDGIPNFQDTDSDEDGLLDSDEATLMSNPLLADTDMDGCTDSCEVFGTNPPAEVSCPFIGHPSSPGTVISPISDPTDADTDDGGTNDCDEANEPTDPRNPADDPWLDEDADNDGVTNGQENVAGTNPNNPDSDTDGCTDGCEIFGTTAMCPYDDPENAAWFPGMGTVMSPVTNPLLVDSDADGCNDCLEATTLFTNPNVADTDADGANDCQEYGAGTDPNNPDSDGDGLLDGLELNTLNTNPNSNDTDMDGCLDGDEVNTYGSNPLADPDSDNDGLTDCEEDGTYGTDRNNPDTDGGGINDGLEVNTFGTDPLNANDDCPTVRDTDGDGLTDCEEIDLGLDPSNPNDATPRGSGTIGFLDWGICNSGSNPGIVLLMMIAVLMAVFRKGGKMLPKKFLSLLLIAFFLAGQNAHAINIHYLTPKILNPDGHQALSSTTLEPGKIAVGAYFTWTKSPLEFGASGDGDAIDDIVKWVFTQDLLFGVGVSDRFSFQVHAPFHVYNDVENFAQYTSSKEFNVGDITLQGLLQLQGKNWNAVGGTWGFGFVPFVTFPVGEENRFFGNKDITGGGYFVLDRWSGMKRQYFTMNLGGRYRPNVENIGALEIGSEVLGKLGYVYRFLNSEGWQVFAELSGSMSLHEPKEVNSPAELYLGLQKISKNERWKWTMGTSRAGNNGYGAPDVRLYTGISYTNKSLPKKPTPPRPKPVPTVTPTPEPTPIPKQTGMFNLKIVDQYGEKINTQVKVMSDSKVEPLFEGEISELSKTVDEGVVMVVVGDDEKPLQKVYQIKANQDNNYTIVYDQNKGEKFDLKGKIFFNSGSYTLNAEAKTILLDAYEKIQKAKINKLYVEAHTDSLGNAEKNLELSTERANAVRQYLIQLGMDPLAVSAKGMGEADPVASNTTADGRALNRRVDFFVK, encoded by the coding sequence GATGAAGTAACTTATAAAATTACAGTCAGTATTCCCGGTGGTGATGTTGAGAATTTAAGTATAACCAACTATTTACCTAATCCTTTGTTCGATGAAGCACTTTGTCCAACGTATGATGGAGCCGCCATTCCTGCCAATGATATGTGGAGTTTTGGCGTCAATGATCCTAGCCTACTCAGTGGAGATGTGACAGTCACCTGTAGTGCGGCTAACAATAGTATTAACTTTGCGTTTGTTGATTTTGAAATTGTCGGTGGGTCTTCAGGTAGCGTAGAAGTATTTTTTACCAAAACCGTGAGCAATGAGCCTTTTACGGATGGTTTAATTCAAAGCAACATGGTGATTACTGAATATGATAACAGTGAAACAACGGCTCAGTCTTCTGCTACCGGGGTCTATGCATTTATTGGTGATGCGCCCTTGTTAGAAATGACAAAAACTGTAGAGTCAACGGATGATGCTGGCGCAAGCATCAGTGCTGGCAATGTCAGCGACATTGATGCCAATGCAGTTGTTTCTTATTTGGTCACTTTAGAGAATACAGGTCAGGAAGAAGCGCTAGACGTAGCTTTTACTGATAACATTGTTGCTGGCTTTATTGCGCCAGCCACATCAGGAGCATGTTCTGGTGTAGCGTGTGGGTACAACATTACGCTAAATGCCGCCTGTTCCAACAGCAGTGTACCAGATACCGCAACCAATGTAGATGAGACCAAAGTAGAAATCACCAGTATGAGTATTGCAGCTGGCGAGACGTGTGAAATTCGTTTTGATTTGCGTTTACGGCCAGATAATATTTGGGGCAATAGCTATACCAATGAAGGACAAGCAGTTTACGCCTCAAGCTTAGGTGGAACGCAATTTTCTCCTATTGATGATGACAGTGAAGTCACTATCCAAACCCCAAGTGTAGGGGCGGTGACCATAAGTCCAAGCAGCAGTGGAACCGTGGGTGAACTGGTGACCTTTAATGTTGAAGTCACTTTTCCACAAGGACAAGCAACATCAACCAGAGCTTACTTAAGAGAAATTCCTGGAGATTTTTGGGGCACAACAAACCCAGCGGACTTTACCGTAACCGTTAGTGGTGGAGTGACAGGTACAGGACCTTATTGTGTTCTTGGCGGAACGGAAGTGTGCTTTGATAATAATCCAACCACATCTTTGAACGCCTCATCAGCAATTCAAGCTTATATCAACCTTGGCACAACATACAATACAGCAACCGATCTTGCCGGCAGAACCGTTGTTTTTTCATTTGAGGCGCAAAACAACAATGCAACGGCAGGCAATAAAAATGTAGGGGGGCGTTACAGATACAACAATGGAAGCAGCAATATCAATGTTGATTCAGGAACAAGTGTTTATACCTTAAACAAGCCCAATGTGAGTATGCTTAAATGTGCTGACAGTGCAACAGCAGCTTTAGCACCCATCAGTTTAAGTGATAGTTTATCTTACAATATTATTTTAAAAAATACTGGCAGTTTTGTCAGTACCGCCCACGATTTATCTGGAGTGAGTGATCTTTTAGTACAAGGCTTAAAATACAGTGCCAATACAGTCAATGCCTATTATTGCTCTTCGGGTGCAAGTGCAGTCAATGCTGGCAATTGCCCAACCTGGATTCCCGCCAACTGTACAGCGGTATTAACGGATCTTAGTGCAGACGTAAGGTTGGGTGAAACAGTGGAAGCTTCACCTTTTGGAGGAGATAGTCGACAAAGTCTCAGCTTCCCATTCATTGATCCAGTCGCTGGAGACAGCTTGGGTGTAGATGCCTATTTTGTTTATCAAATTCAACCGGAAGTCTCTTGTGAGTCAGTTAGTGACAGTGATGGTGTCAATTCACCTATTGGTTCACATCCAGATGATGATGGGGTGGTCAACGGCTGTCCTGATCCAGTGCTGCCATATGTAACAAGCGTTAGCAATGCAGCATCGGTGACCAGCTACAGCAGTTTGGATGGTGTTGTTGCTGGAGAAGGAAGTTATGGTCCGGTGAATATTACATCTTCATCCTTAAATGTTGATCATGACAATGATGGCATTGCTAACTCCGATGAAGGTTCAGGTGACAATGACGGTGACGGTGTGCCCAATTATTTGGATACAGACGCTGATGACAATGGCACCGATGATGCCACTGAAGGAACCGGCGATGCCGATGGTGACGGTACCCCAGATTATTTAGACACAGATGATGACAATGATGGCATCACCGATGCAGATGAGATCACCACATCCATGGGTACCATGATTGATTCAGATGGTGATGGTACGCCAGATTATTTGGATAACGATGCTGATGGTGATGGTATTTTAGATGGTGATGAAGGTGGACCAGGCACGGATAGTGATGGTGATGGCACGCCAGATTATTTGGATTTGGATTCTGATAATGACGGTATTCCAGATTTACTTGAACACATGTTCCATGTCTATGACACTGATGGTAATGGTATTTTAAGCCCAGCAGAAATTGTCGCCAGTGGCTTGGACAGCAACATGGATGGCGCAATTGGTGTAGCAGAATTACCTGGTGGTGTTTTTGATGATGTCGATGGTGATGGTACTCCCAACTACTTAGACCTAGATGCCGATGGTGATGGAATCAGCGATTTGGATGAATCGGGTTTAACGGTTTATGATGATAACGTGGATAACTTCATTACCAGTGCGGAAGCTACTGATATTGATGATGGCGCGGGCGATGACGTCAGCGGTGGCACCAATGATGACAACAGTGTCCTCAACTTTGATGAAATCTTAGACAGTGATGGTGATGGCCTGCTCAATTTCTTAGATAGAGATTCAGACAATGACGGTGTTTATGACTTTGTTGAAAATGAACGCTATGCTTGTGATAGCAATGAAGATGGTTTTATCACCTCAGCAGAAGTCACGGCCTGTGGTGTCTTTACCGATGTCGACGGCGATGGTTTGCTACAATTAGATGAAGCCGCAGTACCCAACAGTGATGGCGCAGTTCCAGCTGACCATACCAGTGACAGTGATCCTGACTATATAGATATAGACAGTGACGGAGATGGTGTTGCAGATTGGATAGAAGCTTACCCAACTAACATTGATACCGATGCCAATGGCAGTATCAGCGATGCTGAGTACAGTGTAGCCAATGGAGGTGGTGATCTGTTGTTTTCGGAATTGGCAAATTCAGAACCATTAACAAACCCTGACGCTATACCAGATATGTATGATTTAGACAGTGACAATGACACCATTTATGACATGCATGAAAGTGACGCTTCAGAAATGTACCCCACCTACGATACAAGTTCTGTGGTCATTTTGTACAGCAACCTCTATGACAGTGAAGCCATGCCAGACGGCATTCCAGATTTTAGAGATACGGACTCAGATGGAGATAGTTATTTGGATGAAGATGAAGCGGGAGATGCTGATCTTAATACCATTCCGGTGGCCATTGATGATCCAGCAGTACCTGATTTCCAAAATTTTAGTAGACCTGAGTTGAATATTAGTAAATGTACCGTTACAGGAACCCAAGATCCTATTACTTTGGCCGGTAATGTAAACTATGCCATTCAAATAGAAAACAATGGCGATCGTGTGGCCTATGATGTTGAAAACCTGGTCGATGTTTTGCCGCAAGGATTAAAATACACAGCAGCCTCAGCAACTGTATTTTACTGTTCAACAGGAGCGGATGTATACAGCTGTGCGGATGATGTTAGTTCAGATGGTAACTGTACAAATATCAGTATTGCTTCAGCTATGACAGAGATTGTGGAAGCCTCACCTTTTGGCGGTGATAGCCAGCAGAGCCTGACCTTCCAAGTGGAAAATGCAAGTGGCCAAGATCAAATTGCAGTCAATGGTTTTTATAAAATCATTATTCCAACACAAGCCAGTTGTGAAAGTGTAGCCGATAACTCTGGTTTAGACTTCCCCATAGGTACGCATCCAGATGCTGATGGTATTGTCGATGGTTGTACCGATCCAGTAATGTTGGGTGTGGCCAGCATCAGTAATCTTATTTCTGGTTTGGATTACTCAACCTATGATGGCATTGATCCCAATGAAGCAACATACACCAGCGCGGATTCAAATAACGTAGCTTTGGATACCGATCATGATGGGGATGGCCAATTAACCGGTGATGAAGGTATAGCGGATGCTGATGGTGATGGCGTGCCCAACTATTTGGATACAGACTCTGATGACAATGGGGTCAGTGATAGCTTGGATAGCACAGCCGATACCGATGGCGATGGAACCCCAGACTACATTGATGCCGATGATGATAACGATGGTTTAAGTGACAGTGAAGAAATCACAATCAGTGGTTCTGGCACCGATACTGATGGTGATGGATCGGGTGACAGCATGGATCCAGACTCTGACGGTGATGGTTTCATTGACGGTGAAGATGGTGGCTCAGGCACCGATACTGATGGTGATGGCCAAGAAGACAGTTTAGACAATGACTCGGATAACGACGGCATTTTGGACATGATTGAAATTGGCTTGGGTCAGCATGACACCAATATGGATGGTCAACTGAATGCAGCAGAAATTGCGGCTAGCGGGCTAGACAGCAACATGGACGGTGCCATCAGTGAATCTGAATTGCCCGGCGGTGCCTTGCCAGACAGCGATGGCGATGGCATACCTAATTATCAAGATACCGACTCAGACAATGACGGCATCAGTGATCTAGAAGATAATTTCTTTGGGCAGTTGACGCCAGCGCAATTGGCCACCGTCGATGCCAATGCCAATGGTCAAATTGAAGCAGGTGAACAGGCAGCCTTGTTTGCTCTGTTGGGTGATGGCGATGGTGTCTTAGAAGACAGCGACTTGTCAGATACAGACAATGACGGCACAGCTAACTACTTGGATACGGACTCCGATGGAGATGGTATTCCAGACTTGATTGAGAGTGGACGTTTTGTTTGCGATACCAATGAAGATGCTATCTTAACGGTAACGGAGGTGTTAGCGTGTGTTGCCGCCACAGACAGTAACATGGATGGTTTGCTGCAACACAGTGAACAAGCCTTGGGCGATCAAGATGTTGATACCTTCTTCAATCATCTGGATATTGATGCTGATGGCGATGGTTTAGGCGATATCATTGAAGGGCACGTGGCAGACATTGATGGCAATGCTGATGGCTACATCAGCCCCAGTGAATACCAAACCGCATACAATACCTTGGGTAACATGGATGGCGTGATGACCATCAGTGAACTGGCAGACAGTGAAACTTTGTCTGATGGCATTGCAGATTATTTTGATTTGGATTCTGATGATGACAGCATTTTGGATCTGCATGAAAGTGATGCCACAGAAATGTATCCCAACTATGATGCCAACAGTGTGGTGACCACTTATGCTAACCTGATGGACAGTGATGCAGTGAGTGATGGTATTCCAGACTTTAGAGATACCGATTCTGATAATGATGGTGTATTGGACAGTGCGGAAGCGGGAGATGCTCTGACCAATACAATACCCATAGACACCGATATGGACGGTATCCCAAACTTCCAAGATACAGACTCGGATGAGGATGGTTTATTGGATAGCGACGAAGCCACCTTGATGTCCAATCCATTATTGGCGGATACGGATATGGATGGTTGTACCGATAGCTGCGAGGTCTTTGGTACCAACCCACCGGCAGAAGTCAGTTGTCCGTTTATTGGTCATCCAAGCAGTCCAGGTACAGTGATCAGTCCAATTTCTGATCCAACCGATGCCGATACCGATGATGGCGGTACCAATGACTGTGATGAGGCCAATGAACCGACAGATCCAAGAAATCCTGCGGATGACCCATGGTTGGATGAAGATGCGGATAATGATGGCGTCACCAACGGTCAAGAAAACGTGGCCGGAACCAACCCCAACAATCCGGATTCAGACACCGATGGCTGTACCGATGGCTGTGAAATTTTTGGAACCACCGCCATGTGTCCGTATGATGATCCAGAAAATGCTGCTTGGTTCCCAGGCATGGGTACAGTGATGAGTCCAGTGACCAATCCTTTGCTGGTGGACAGTGATGCTGATGGCTGTAACGATTGTTTAGAAGCCACCACCCTATTCACCAACCCCAATGTTGCGGATACAGATGCAGACGGTGCCAATGATTGCCAAGAATATGGTGCGGGGACTGACCCCAATAACCCAGACTCTGATGGTGATGGTTTATTGGATGGTTTGGAACTTAATACTTTAAATACCAACCCTAACAGCAATGATACCGATATGGATGGCTGTTTAGATGGAGATGAGGTTAATACTTACGGTAGTAATCCATTGGCAGATCCAGATTCAGACAATGATGGTCTAACAGACTGTGAAGAAGATGGAACCTATGGCACCGACAGAAACAATCCAGATACTGACGGTGGCGGAATCAATGATGGTTTGGAGGTCAATACCTTTGGCACAGATCCATTGAATGCCAACGATGATTGTCCAACAGTAAGAGATACCGATGGCGACGGCTTGACCGATTGTGAAGAAATAGACCTTGGTTTAGATCCAAGCAATCCTAATGATGCCACACCCAGAGGTTCAGGAACCATTGGTTTCTTGGATTGGGGGATCTGTAATTCAGGATCAAACCCCGGTATTGTTTTGTTAATGATGATTGCCGTATTGATGGCCGTGTTTAGAAAAGGCGGTAAAATGCTACCCAAAAAATTCCTTTCATTGCTATTGATTGCGTTTTTCTTGGCTGGACAAAATGCGCATGCCATCAATATCCATTACTTAACACCAAAAATATTGAACCCTGATGGTCACCAAGCTTTAAGTTCAACCACTTTAGAGCCGGGTAAAATAGCCGTTGGTGCTTATTTTACCTGGACCAAAAGTCCGCTTGAGTTTGGTGCCAGTGGAGATGGTGATGCCATTGATGATATTGTTAAATGGGTGTTTACCCAAGATTTACTGTTTGGTGTTGGGGTCAGTGATCGTTTTAGTTTTCAGGTGCATGCCCCTTTTCATGTTTATAATGATGTAGAAAATTTTGCCCAATACACCAGTAGCAAAGAATTTAATGTGGGTGATATTACATTACAAGGTTTGTTACAGTTGCAGGGAAAAAATTGGAACGCAGTTGGCGGAACCTGGGGCTTTGGTTTTGTGCCCTTTGTTACGTTTCCAGTGGGTGAAGAAAATCGTTTTTTTGGCAACAAAGATATCACGGGCGGGGGGTATTTTGTTTTAGATCGTTGGAGTGGTATGAAACGCCAATACTTCACCATGAACTTGGGTGGACGTTATAGACCTAATGTAGAAAACATAGGGGCCTTAGAAATTGGCAGTGAAGTTTTGGGTAAGCTGGGTTATGTTTATAGGTTTTTAAACTCTGAGGGTTGGCAGGTGTTTGCTGAGCTGTCTGGTTCAATGTCTTTGCATGAGCCTAAAGAAGTCAATTCACCGGCGGAGTTGTATTTAGGCTTACAAAAAATTTCAAAAAATGAGCGTTGGAAGTGGACCATGGGAACCTCACGTGCTGGTAACAATGGGTATGGAGCGCCAGATGTGCGTTTGTATACGGGTATAAGCTATACCAATAAAAGTTTGCCCAAAAAACCTACACCACCAAGACCAAAGCCTGTCCCTACGGTTACACCAACACCAGAGCCAACGCCTATACCAAAGCAAACAGGTATGTTTAATTTAAAAATAGTAGATCAATACGGTGAAAAAATTAACACGCAAGTCAAAGTTATGTCTGACAGTAAGGTAGAACCTTTATTTGAAGGTGAAATCAGCGAGTTAAGCAAAACAGTTGATGAGGGAGTGGTCATGGTTGTGGTTGGCGATGATGAAAAGCCGCTGCAAAAAGTTTATCAAATTAAAGCCAATCAAGATAACAACTACACCATTGTTTATGACCAAAACAAAGGGGAAAAATTTGACCTTAAAGGTAAGATTTTCTTTAACTCAGGCAGTTATACCTTGAATGCTGAAGCCAAAACTATTTTGTTGGATGCTTATGAAAAAATTCAAAAAGCTAAGATTAATAAGCTGTATGTTGAAGCCCATACCGATAGTTTAGGCAATGCAGAAAAAAATCTTGAATTGTCAACTGAACGGGCCAATGCGGTAAGACAGTACTTGATTCAGTTGGGTATGGACCCATTGGCTGTTTCAGCTAAAGGTATGGGAGAAGCAGATCCAGTTGCCAGTAATACCACAGCGGATGGCAGAGCGCTCAACCGCAGAGTAGACTTTTTTGTAAAATGA